A single window of Zea mays cultivar B73 chromosome 10, Zm-B73-REFERENCE-NAM-5.0, whole genome shotgun sequence DNA harbors:
- the LOC100276969 gene encoding uncharacterized protein LOC100276969 yields the protein MASNDNVAVASEVSNAVTKLNYHLATALTGSGSGSENAATTVVTLAGKNSGATMEAAAAGDVEDLVVVGSADAEEHDEGHGQDDEEVVVEENVVITAYANSNYQAVNNSVLVAGSCAVDDPGVHVVVVEHVDEIRDYDEDIDGQEF from the coding sequence atGGCGTCCAACGACAACGTCGCCGTGGCCAGCGAGGTGAGCAACGCCGTGACCAAGCTCAACTACCACCTGGCCACCGCCCTcaccggcagcggcagcggcagtgAGAACGCCGCCACCACCGTCGTCACGCTGGCGGGGAAGAACAGCGGCGCCACCATGGAGGCGGCGGCCGCGGGCGACGTGGAGGACCTCGTCGTCGTCGGCAGCGCGGACGCGGAGGAGCACGACGAAGGCCATGGCCAGGACgacgaggaggtggtggtggaggagaaCGTGGTCATCACCGCCTACGCCAACAGCAACTACCAGGCCGTCAACAACTCGGTGCTCGTCGCCGGCAGCTGCGCCGTCGACGACCCCGGCGTGCACGTCGTGGTGGTGGAGCACGTCGACGAGATACGCGACTACGACGAGGACATCGACGGCCAAGAGTTCTAA